In one Cronobacter dublinensis subsp. dublinensis LMG 23823 genomic region, the following are encoded:
- the rlmM gene encoding 23S rRNA (cytidine(2498)-2'-O)-methyltransferase RlmM — MNKVILYCRQGFEKECAAEITDKAAQQGFFGFARVKENSGYVIFECYQAEEADKLARELPFSSLIFARQMFVAGELLQNLPPEDRVTPIVGMLQGVVEKGGELRVEVADTNESKELMKFCRKFTVPLRAALREASILANFETPKRPVVHVFFIAPGCCYTGYSYTNNNSPFYMGIPRLKFPADAPSRSTLKLEEAFHVFIPADEWDERLANGMYAVDLGACPGGWTYQLVKRNMWVSSVDNGPMAQSLMDTGQVTWLREDGFKYRPTRSNITWMVCDMVEKPAKVAALMAQWLVNGWCRETIFNLKLPMKKRYEEVSQNIASIQEQLDAHGINAQIQARQLYHDREEVTVHVRRWWAAVGGRRDER; from the coding sequence ATGAATAAGGTCATTTTGTACTGCCGTCAGGGTTTTGAGAAAGAATGTGCGGCAGAGATAACCGACAAAGCAGCGCAGCAAGGCTTTTTTGGTTTCGCCCGCGTGAAAGAAAACAGCGGCTATGTGATTTTCGAATGCTATCAGGCTGAAGAGGCCGATAAGCTGGCCCGCGAACTGCCGTTCAGCTCGCTGATTTTTGCCCGCCAGATGTTTGTGGCAGGCGAGCTTTTACAGAATCTGCCGCCTGAAGATCGCGTTACGCCGATTGTCGGCATGTTGCAGGGCGTCGTGGAGAAGGGCGGCGAACTGCGGGTTGAAGTGGCGGACACCAACGAAAGCAAAGAGCTGATGAAGTTCTGCCGCAAATTCACCGTTCCGCTGCGCGCCGCGCTTCGCGAAGCATCCATTCTGGCGAATTTCGAAACCCCTAAACGCCCGGTGGTGCATGTGTTTTTCATCGCGCCGGGCTGCTGCTACACGGGCTATTCCTACACTAATAACAATTCACCGTTTTACATGGGCATTCCGCGCCTGAAGTTCCCGGCGGATGCGCCAAGCCGCTCGACGCTAAAGCTTGAAGAGGCGTTTCATGTGTTTATCCCGGCGGATGAGTGGGATGAGCGCCTGGCTAACGGGATGTACGCTGTGGATCTGGGCGCATGCCCTGGCGGCTGGACGTATCAGCTGGTGAAACGCAACATGTGGGTGTCATCTGTCGATAACGGCCCGATGGCGCAGAGCCTGATGGATACCGGCCAGGTGACGTGGCTTCGCGAAGACGGCTTTAAATACCGCCCGACCCGCAGCAATATCACCTGGATGGTGTGCGACATGGTGGAGAAGCCTGCCAAAGTGGCGGCGCTGATGGCGCAGTGGCTGGTGAACGGCTGGTGTCGCGAAACCATTTTCAACCTCAAGCTGCCAATGAAAAAGCGCTATGAAGAGGTGTCGCAGAATATCGCCTCGATTCAGGAGCAGCTCGACGCGCACGGCATTAACGCGCAGATCCAGGCGCGCCAGCTCTATCACGACCGTGAAGAAGTGACCGTTCACGTGCGCCGCTGGTGGGCCGCCGTCGGCGGGCGTCGCGACGAGCGATAA
- a CDS encoding DUF423 domain-containing protein produces the protein MTSRFMLIFASISGFVFVALGAFGAHVLRQTLGAAEMGWIQTGLEYQAFHTLAIFGLAVAMQRRISIWFYWSSVFLALGTVLFSGSLYCLALSHLHLWAFVTPVGGVSFLAGWVLMLIGAVRLKRKGSVHE, from the coding sequence ATGACCAGCCGTTTTATGCTGATTTTTGCCTCAATCAGTGGCTTTGTTTTCGTTGCGCTGGGCGCTTTTGGCGCGCATGTATTACGCCAGACCCTCGGCGCGGCTGAGATGGGCTGGATACAAACCGGCCTTGAATATCAGGCGTTTCATACGCTCGCGATTTTTGGACTGGCGGTCGCGATGCAGCGGCGCATCAGCATTTGGTTTTACTGGAGCAGCGTGTTCCTGGCGCTCGGCACGGTGCTTTTTAGCGGCAGCCTCTACTGTCTGGCGCTTTCACATCTGCATTTATGGGCCTTCGTTACGCCGGTCGGCGGCGTAAGTTTTCTGGCCGGTTGGGTATTAATGTTAATTGGCGCGGTGCGTCTGAAGCGTAAAGGTTCGGTTCATGAATAA
- the gcvA gene encoding glycine cleavage system transcriptional regulator GcvA: protein MSKRLPPLNALRVFDAAARHLSFTKAAEELFVTQAAVSHQIKSLEDFLGLKLFRRRNRSLLLTEEGQSYFQDIKEIFSQLTEATRKLQARSAKGALTVSLLPSFAIHWLVPRLSSFNSSWPGIDVRIQAVDRQEDKLADDVDVAIFYGRGNWPGLRVEKLYAEYLLPVCSPLLLTGDKPLKAPEDLARHTLLHDASRRDWQTYTRQLGLNHINVQQGPIFSHSAMVLQAAIHGQGVALANNVMAQTEIEAGRLVCPFNDVLVSKNAFYLVCHDSQAELGKIAAFRQWILAKAASEQEKFRFRYEQ from the coding sequence ATGTCCAAGCGATTACCGCCGTTAAACGCATTACGTGTTTTTGATGCTGCCGCGCGCCATTTAAGCTTCACGAAAGCTGCCGAAGAGCTCTTTGTCACCCAAGCTGCCGTCAGCCATCAGATAAAATCATTAGAAGATTTTCTTGGGCTGAAACTATTCCGTCGACGCAACCGTTCTCTTCTGTTAACCGAAGAGGGGCAGAGCTATTTTCAGGACATCAAAGAGATATTCTCCCAGCTGACGGAAGCGACGCGCAAGCTGCAGGCCCGCAGCGCGAAAGGCGCGCTCACCGTCAGCCTGTTGCCAAGCTTTGCTATCCACTGGCTGGTGCCGCGGCTGTCGAGCTTTAACAGCAGCTGGCCGGGCATCGACGTGCGTATTCAGGCGGTAGACCGGCAGGAAGATAAGCTTGCCGACGATGTGGACGTGGCGATTTTCTATGGTCGCGGCAACTGGCCGGGGCTGCGGGTGGAGAAACTCTACGCCGAATATCTGCTGCCGGTCTGTTCGCCGCTGCTGCTCACGGGCGATAAGCCATTAAAAGCGCCGGAAGATTTAGCCCGCCACACGCTTCTGCATGACGCGTCACGTCGCGACTGGCAAACTTATACGCGCCAGCTTGGTCTTAATCATATTAATGTCCAGCAGGGGCCGATTTTCAGCCACAGCGCGATGGTGCTGCAGGCGGCCATTCACGGCCAGGGCGTGGCGCTCGCCAACAATGTCATGGCCCAGACGGAAATCGAAGCAGGCCGCCTGGTCTGCCCGTTCAATGATGTGCTGGTGAGTAAAAACGCCTTTTATCTGGTTTGTCATGACAGCCAGGCAGAACTGGGTAAAATAGCGGCCTTTCGGCAATGGATACTGGCGAAAGCGGCGAGCGAGCAAGAAAAATTCCGTTTTCGCTATGAACAATAA
- a CDS encoding YgdI/YgdR family lipoprotein: MNKLAAVVSACMMTFALSACSGPNYVMHTNDGRSIVTDGKPKTDDDTGMIKYKDANGNQQQINRTDVKEMVALEK; this comes from the coding sequence ATGAATAAACTTGCCGCTGTAGTATCAGCATGTATGATGACTTTTGCTCTGAGCGCCTGTTCCGGTCCTAACTATGTGATGCACACCAATGACGGTCGTTCGATTGTGACCGACGGGAAACCGAAAACTGACGATGATACCGGCATGATCAAATATAAAGATGCCAACGGTAACCAGCAGCAGATCAACCGTACTGACGTGAAAGAGATGGTTGCGCTGGAGAAATAA
- the csdA gene encoding cysteine desulfurase CsdA, with protein sequence MKAFSPVVFRAQFPSLTDAVYLDSAATALKPLAVIEASQQFYSLSAGNVHRSQFAEAQRLTARYEAARESVARFINAPDSRDIVWTRGTTESINMIAQCYARPRLAPGDEIIVSEAEHHANLVPWLMVAEQTGATVVKLPLGADYLPDIAALPSLITPRTRLLALGQMSNVTGGCPDLARAIALAHAADAVVVVDGAQGVVHCPPDVQALDIDFYAFSGHKLYGPTGIGVLYGKTALLEQMSPWLGGGKMVTEVSFDGFKTQPVPYRFEAGTPNVAGVIGLSAALAWLEEIDLEQAERYSRGLATLAEAQLSMRPGFRSFRCQDSSVLAFDFAGVHHSDLVTLLAGSGIALRAGQHCAQPLLAALGVSGTLRASFAPYNTQRDVEALIAAIDRALDILVD encoded by the coding sequence ATGAAAGCATTTAGTCCTGTCGTGTTTCGTGCGCAGTTCCCTTCGCTGACCGACGCCGTGTATCTCGACAGCGCCGCCACGGCGCTTAAACCGCTGGCCGTGATTGAAGCCAGCCAGCAGTTTTATTCGCTGAGCGCGGGGAATGTCCACCGCAGCCAGTTTGCCGAAGCGCAGCGCCTCACCGCGCGCTATGAAGCCGCCCGTGAAAGCGTCGCGCGTTTCATTAACGCGCCGGACAGCCGCGATATCGTCTGGACGCGCGGCACGACCGAATCCATCAACATGATCGCCCAGTGCTACGCTCGCCCTCGCCTTGCGCCCGGCGATGAAATCATCGTCAGCGAAGCGGAGCACCACGCCAATCTGGTGCCGTGGCTGATGGTGGCCGAGCAGACCGGCGCGACGGTCGTTAAACTCCCGCTTGGCGCCGATTACCTGCCCGATATCGCGGCGCTGCCCTCGCTGATTACCCCGCGCACGCGTCTGCTGGCGCTGGGCCAGATGTCCAACGTCACCGGCGGCTGTCCGGATCTCGCCCGCGCCATCGCGCTCGCCCATGCCGCGGATGCGGTGGTAGTGGTCGATGGCGCGCAGGGCGTGGTTCACTGCCCGCCGGATGTGCAGGCGCTGGACATCGATTTCTACGCCTTCTCCGGCCACAAACTTTATGGCCCGACCGGCATCGGCGTGCTGTATGGCAAAACCGCGCTGCTTGAGCAGATGTCTCCCTGGCTCGGCGGCGGGAAAATGGTCACCGAGGTCTCGTTTGACGGTTTTAAAACCCAGCCGGTGCCTTATCGCTTCGAGGCCGGCACGCCGAACGTCGCAGGCGTGATTGGGCTGAGCGCCGCGCTCGCCTGGCTTGAGGAGATCGATCTGGAACAAGCCGAGCGCTATAGCCGTGGGCTCGCGACGCTTGCCGAAGCGCAACTGTCAATGCGGCCCGGCTTTCGCTCATTCCGCTGTCAGGATTCAAGCGTGCTGGCGTTTGATTTCGCAGGCGTGCACCACAGCGATCTGGTGACGCTGCTTGCCGGGTCGGGTATCGCGCTGCGCGCCGGGCAACACTGCGCGCAGCCGCTGCTGGCGGCGCTTGGCGTCAGCGGCACGCTGCGCGCCTCGTTCGCGCCTTACAACACGCAACGCGACGTCGAGGCGCTCATCGCCGCTATCGACCGCGCGCTGGATATACTGGTGGATTAA
- the csdE gene encoding cysteine desulfurase sulfur acceptor subunit CsdE produces the protein MTTASLAGHPFGITVTPDTLRQTFGPLTQWEDKYRQLILLGKQLPALPETLKQQAMEIPGCENRVWLGYEKRPDGSLHFFGDSEGRIVRGLLAVLLTAVEGNTAQQLQAHDPLALFDELGLRAQLSASRSQGLAALAQAVQDIARSV, from the coding sequence ATGACGACTGCATCTCTTGCCGGACATCCGTTCGGCATCACAGTAACGCCCGACACGCTGCGCCAGACGTTTGGCCCGTTAACGCAGTGGGAAGATAAATATCGCCAGCTTATTCTGCTGGGCAAACAGCTTCCGGCGCTGCCAGAGACGTTAAAGCAGCAGGCGATGGAGATCCCCGGCTGCGAAAACCGGGTCTGGCTCGGTTATGAAAAGCGCCCCGACGGCAGCCTGCACTTCTTTGGCGACAGCGAGGGACGCATCGTGCGCGGGCTGCTGGCGGTCCTGCTCACCGCCGTGGAAGGCAATACAGCGCAGCAATTGCAGGCGCACGATCCGCTGGCGCTGTTTGACGAGTTAGGGCTGCGCGCCCAGCTCAGCGCCTCGCGCAGCCAGGGGCTGGCCGCGCTGGCGCAGGCCGTTCAGGACATTGCCCGCAGCGTCTGA
- the tcdA gene encoding tRNA cyclic N6-threonylcarbamoyladenosine(37) synthase TcdA — translation MAVVITDAWRSRFGGTARLYGEAALQLFADAHVCVVGIGGVGSWAAEALARTGIGAITLIDMDDVCVTNTNRQIHALRDTVGQAKSDVMAGRIRQINPECRVTVIDDFVTADNVAQYLSAGFSYVIDAIDSVRPKAALIAYCRRNKIPLVTTGGAGGQIDPTQIQVSDLAKTIQDPLAAKLRERLKSDFGVVKNSKGKLGVDCVFSTEALVYPQADGSVCAMKSTAEGPKRMDCASGFGAATMVTATFGFVAVSHALKKMMAKAARSAG, via the coding sequence ATGGCTGTTGTGATTACAGACGCCTGGCGCAGCCGCTTTGGCGGTACCGCGCGTTTATATGGCGAAGCGGCGTTGCAGCTTTTTGCTGATGCGCATGTATGCGTGGTCGGCATCGGCGGCGTCGGCTCATGGGCGGCGGAAGCGCTGGCGCGTACTGGCATCGGCGCGATAACGCTTATCGATATGGATGACGTTTGCGTCACTAATACCAACCGTCAGATCCATGCGTTGCGCGACACGGTCGGGCAGGCGAAATCAGACGTGATGGCCGGGCGTATTCGCCAGATTAACCCGGAGTGCCGCGTTACCGTTATCGATGATTTCGTCACCGCCGATAACGTGGCGCAATACCTGAGCGCCGGGTTCAGCTATGTCATTGACGCTATCGACAGCGTGCGGCCCAAAGCGGCGCTGATCGCATACTGCCGTCGCAATAAAATCCCGCTGGTGACCACAGGCGGCGCGGGCGGACAAATCGATCCGACGCAGATCCAGGTCAGCGATCTGGCTAAAACCATTCAGGACCCGCTGGCGGCGAAACTGCGCGAGCGCCTGAAAAGCGACTTCGGCGTAGTGAAAAACAGCAAAGGCAAGCTCGGCGTGGACTGCGTGTTCTCCACCGAAGCGCTGGTTTACCCACAGGCGGATGGCTCGGTGTGCGCGATGAAAAGCACGGCGGAAGGGCCGAAACGCATGGACTGCGCCTCCGGCTTTGGCGCGGCGACGATGGTAACCGCCACGTTCGGGTTCGTGGCGGTGTCGCATGCGCTTAAGAAAATGATGGCGAAAGCGGCCCGCAGCGCCGGGTAA
- the mltA gene encoding murein transglycosylase A — MKGRWAKYLAAGAMITLLAACSSKPTDRGQQYKDGKFTQPFSLVNQPDAIGAPINAGDFSEQVAAIRSASPRLFGSQSNVYNAVQEWLRAGGDTRSLRQFGIDAWQMEGADNYGNVQFTGYYTPVVQARYTRQGEFQYPIYRMPPKRGRLPSRAQIYAGGLSDSYVLAYSNSLMDNFIMDVQGSGYIDFGDGRPLNFFAYAGKNGHPYRSIGKVLIDRGEVKREEMSMQAIRHWGETHSEQEVRALLEENPSFVFFKPQNYAPVKGASGVPLIGRASVASDRSIIPAGTTLLAEVPLLDNNGKFNGQYELRLMVALDVGGAIKGQHFDIYQGIGPDAGHRAGWYNHYGRVWVLKTAPGAGNVFSG; from the coding sequence ATGAAAGGACGTTGGGCAAAATATCTGGCGGCAGGGGCGATGATAACGTTGCTGGCTGCCTGTTCTTCCAAACCGACCGATCGCGGTCAGCAATATAAAGACGGCAAGTTTACGCAGCCGTTCTCGCTGGTAAACCAGCCGGACGCCATTGGCGCGCCGATTAACGCTGGCGATTTTTCCGAGCAGGTAGCGGCTATCCGCAGCGCCTCGCCACGTCTTTTCGGCTCTCAGAGCAACGTCTATAACGCGGTGCAGGAGTGGCTGCGCGCGGGCGGCGATACCCGCTCGCTGCGCCAGTTCGGCATCGACGCCTGGCAGATGGAAGGCGCGGATAACTACGGCAACGTTCAGTTTACCGGCTACTATACGCCGGTCGTGCAGGCGCGCTACACCCGCCAGGGCGAATTCCAGTACCCGATTTACCGCATGCCGCCCAAACGCGGACGTCTGCCGTCGCGCGCCCAGATATACGCTGGCGGCCTGAGCGACAGCTATGTGCTGGCGTACAGCAATTCGCTGATGGATAACTTCATTATGGATGTGCAAGGCAGCGGTTATATCGACTTCGGCGATGGCCGCCCGCTGAACTTCTTCGCGTATGCCGGTAAAAACGGCCATCCCTATCGCAGCATCGGCAAAGTGCTTATCGATCGCGGCGAAGTGAAGCGTGAAGAGATGTCGATGCAGGCGATCCGCCACTGGGGCGAAACCCACAGCGAGCAGGAGGTACGCGCGCTGCTGGAAGAAAACCCGTCTTTCGTCTTCTTTAAGCCGCAGAACTACGCGCCGGTAAAAGGCGCAAGCGGCGTACCGCTGATTGGCCGCGCGTCGGTCGCCTCTGATCGCTCGATTATTCCGGCGGGCACCACGCTCCTCGCGGAAGTGCCGCTGCTGGACAATAACGGCAAGTTCAACGGACAATATGAGCTGCGCCTGATGGTGGCGCTGGATGTCGGTGGCGCTATCAAAGGCCAGCACTTCGACATTTATCAGGGTATCGGACCGGACGCCGGTCACCGGGCCGGCTGGTATAATCACTATGGTCGCGTCTGGGTGCTGAAAACCGCGCCGGGCGCGGGCAACGTGTTCAGCGGGTGA
- the amiC gene encoding N-acetylmuramoyl-L-alanine amidase AmiC, which yields MSGSSHLFSRRQLLQGAGAMWLLSVSQAGLAASGQVIAVRVWPASAYTRVTLESNRVLKYRQFALSNPERIVVDLEGVNLNAVLKGMGNQIRVDDPFIKSARVGQFDPKTVRMVFELKKNVTPHLFALAPVAEFRERLVIDLYPANGDNEQDPLLALLEDYNKGELDKQVPPAASGPQPGKAGRDRPIVIMIDPGHGGEDPGAIGKHKTREKDVVLQIARRLRALIEKEANMKAFMTRNEDIFIPLKVRVAKAQKQRADLFVSIHADAFTSRAARGSSVFALSTKGATSTAAKYLAQTQNAADLVGGVSKSGDVYLDHTMFDMVQSLTIADSLKFGKEVLGRLGRVNSLHKNKVDQAGFAVLKAPDIPSILVETAFISNEEEERKLRTATFQQEVAESILAGIKAYFADGGTLARRG from the coding sequence ATGTCAGGTTCCAGTCATCTTTTTAGTCGTCGCCAGCTGTTGCAGGGCGCAGGGGCGATGTGGTTATTAAGCGTCAGTCAGGCAGGCCTGGCCGCGTCGGGCCAGGTCATCGCGGTGCGCGTCTGGCCTGCTTCCGCCTATACCCGCGTGACGCTGGAATCTAACCGTGTGCTGAAGTATCGCCAGTTTGCGCTGAGCAACCCGGAGCGCATCGTCGTGGACCTGGAAGGCGTCAACCTGAACGCGGTGCTGAAAGGCATGGGCAATCAGATCCGCGTCGACGATCCTTTTATTAAGTCCGCCCGTGTCGGCCAGTTCGATCCGAAAACCGTGCGCATGGTGTTTGAACTGAAAAAGAACGTCACGCCGCACCTGTTCGCGCTGGCGCCGGTGGCGGAGTTTCGCGAGCGTCTGGTTATCGATCTCTACCCAGCTAACGGCGACAACGAGCAGGATCCACTACTGGCGCTTCTTGAGGATTACAACAAGGGCGAACTGGATAAACAGGTGCCGCCTGCCGCCAGCGGGCCGCAGCCGGGGAAAGCCGGGCGCGATCGCCCGATTGTCATCATGATTGATCCCGGCCACGGCGGGGAAGATCCAGGCGCGATTGGTAAACATAAAACCCGCGAAAAAGACGTGGTGCTGCAAATCGCACGTCGCCTGCGCGCGCTGATTGAAAAAGAAGCCAACATGAAAGCGTTTATGACGCGCAATGAAGATATTTTCATTCCGCTGAAAGTGCGCGTGGCAAAGGCGCAGAAGCAGCGCGCCGACCTGTTTGTCTCCATTCACGCGGACGCCTTTACGAGCCGGGCGGCGCGAGGCTCCTCGGTGTTTGCGCTTTCCACCAAAGGCGCGACCAGTACCGCGGCGAAATACCTGGCGCAAACCCAGAATGCCGCGGACCTGGTGGGCGGCGTGAGTAAAAGCGGCGACGTCTATCTCGATCACACGATGTTCGACATGGTGCAGTCACTGACCATCGCCGACAGCCTCAAGTTCGGTAAGGAAGTGTTGGGTCGCCTCGGGCGGGTCAACTCGCTGCATAAGAATAAAGTGGATCAGGCGGGATTTGCGGTGCTGAAGGCGCCTGATATTCCGTCCATTCTGGTGGAAACGGCGTTTATCAGTAACGAAGAGGAAGAGCGCAAGCTGCGCACAGCAACGTTCCAGCAGGAAGTGGCTGAGTCTATTCTCGCGGGGATTAAAGCCTATTTCGCCGATGGCGGTACGCTGGCAAGGCGCGGATAA
- the argA gene encoding amino-acid N-acetyltransferase, with amino-acid sequence MVKERRTELVQGFRHSVPYINAHRGKTFVIMLGGEAIEHENFSSIVNDIGLLHSLGIRLVVVYGARPQIDANLAEHHHEPVYHKHTRVTDAKTLELVKQAAGLLQLDITARLSMSLGNTPLQGAHINVVSGNFIIAQPLGVDDGVDYCHSGRIRRIDEDAIHRQLDSGAIVLLGPVAVSVTGESFNLTSEEVATQLAIKLKAEKMIGFCSSQGVMNEDGDIISELFPNEAQTRLDTLEAGGDYHSGTVRFLRGAVKACRSGVRRCHLISYQEDGALLQELFSRDGIGTQIVMESAEQIRRATINDIGGILELIRPLEQQGILVRRSREQLEMEIDKFTIIQRDNLTIACAALYPFPEEKIGEMACVAVHPDYRSSARGEVLLQRIASQAKQMGLSKLFVLTTRSIHWFQERGFAPVDIDLLPESKKQMYNYQRRSKVLMADLT; translated from the coding sequence GTGGTGAAGGAACGTCGAACCGAACTGGTCCAGGGATTCCGCCATTCTGTTCCCTATATTAATGCCCATCGGGGTAAAACGTTTGTCATTATGCTTGGCGGCGAAGCCATTGAGCACGAAAATTTTTCCAGTATCGTCAACGACATCGGGCTGCTCCACAGCCTCGGCATCCGTCTGGTGGTGGTCTATGGCGCGCGTCCGCAAATAGACGCCAATCTCGCCGAGCACCACCACGAGCCGGTCTACCACAAGCATACGCGCGTCACCGACGCGAAAACGCTGGAACTGGTCAAACAGGCCGCCGGGCTGTTGCAGCTGGACATTACCGCTCGCCTGTCGATGAGCCTCGGCAACACGCCGCTTCAGGGCGCGCATATAAATGTGGTGAGCGGCAACTTTATTATCGCGCAGCCGCTCGGCGTGGATGACGGCGTCGATTACTGCCACAGCGGGCGCATTCGCCGTATTGATGAAGATGCTATCCATCGCCAGCTCGACAGCGGAGCTATTGTGCTGCTGGGCCCGGTGGCGGTATCGGTGACCGGCGAGAGTTTCAACCTGACCTCTGAAGAAGTCGCGACCCAGCTCGCCATCAAGCTGAAGGCCGAGAAAATGATCGGCTTCTGTTCATCGCAGGGCGTGATGAACGAGGACGGCGATATTATTTCTGAGCTCTTTCCAAACGAGGCGCAGACGCGTCTCGACACGCTCGAAGCTGGCGGTGACTATCATTCCGGCACCGTGCGCTTCCTGCGCGGCGCGGTGAAAGCCTGCCGTAGCGGCGTGCGCCGCTGCCACTTGATAAGTTACCAGGAAGATGGCGCGCTGCTGCAGGAGCTCTTTTCCCGCGACGGCATCGGCACCCAGATTGTCATGGAGAGCGCCGAGCAGATCCGCCGCGCCACCATTAATGACATCGGCGGCATTCTGGAGCTTATCCGCCCGCTGGAGCAGCAGGGCATTCTGGTGCGCCGCTCGCGCGAGCAACTGGAGATGGAGATCGATAAGTTCACCATCATCCAGCGTGACAACCTGACCATCGCCTGCGCCGCGCTCTATCCGTTCCCGGAAGAGAAAATCGGCGAAATGGCCTGCGTGGCGGTACATCCCGACTATCGCAGTTCGGCGCGCGGCGAAGTGCTCCTGCAACGCATCGCAAGCCAGGCGAAACAGATGGGTTTATCGAAACTGTTTGTGCTGACGACCCGCAGCATCCACTGGTTCCAGGAGCGCGGTTTCGCGCCGGTCGATATCGATCTGCTGCCTGAAAGCAAAAAGCAGATGTACAACTACCAGCGCCGCTCGAAAGTACTCATGGCCGACTTAACCTGA